The nucleotide sequence GATAAAACGGGCAGTCACAATCGTTTCACCAGTCACGGGATTCCACAGCTCCGGCTGTTTGCCGTGAACACGAAAGAGGGGGGCGATGGCAAGCGATCGCTCGCTTTGATTGGTCAGAAAATAAATATCCACATCGCCGGATCTTTTATGCGTGTAGAGAACCTCCGGCGCTTGCGGCGCAGAAAAATCCGCAGTAAAGCCCAAATCCCGCAACAGGGAATCCAGTCCGATGTTGCGATAAACCCTGCCTTGCTGAAACACAGCCATCCGTTGAGTCTCGCCATCGCAGGATTCCCACAATCCGGCGGCGAGTTCTTGAACAGCCTGATCACAGCCAGGATAACCCCTCATACTGGGAGAACGAGACGGCGGTGCGCCGAGCACGGTTCCCCCTGCAGCGGTCAACTCGACGATTTTTTTCAACAGTTCAGGTCGCATGGCGTCTCTGTCCGGCAGCACCAGAACCGCATAGGATGTGCCGTTCGGCAGAACAAATCGATGGTCTTTGACCTGCAAGCGGTGCAGAATAGCGTCGCTGTTGATATAATCATAGTCATAGCCTGAAGGCAAGGCAGGATGGCGCACGCCGGTCATCTTGGGCGTATCTTCGCCGATCAAGTAAGCGATATCAGCGACCGGATTGCCCTGCTGCAAGAGAAAATGACAACGGCGAAGATAGTCGATCCACGATTTGCTCTGAGCGAACCAGGTGTTATGGCGGTTGAATTCAGTGCCGAACCAGGCGTTCATGCCTGGCTTTCGATTTTCCCACGGTTGGTGAATGTAAACGTGCAGAACAAAATGGTTGATGCCTTCTGCGTAGGCCTCATCGCCGCGCTTTTTAAGCGCATAGGGATGGCTGACAAAAGCGGGACCGCCGGTAAACGCCTCGGCAGAGACCACCGGCATGCCATAGATGTGAGAGGCGGAGGAAGCGGCGCGCAACTCGATGCTGCCGAGATCGCCTGTGGCCCAGAACTCACCGCTCAGATGATCCGCCCCTGCGCCGTATTGCAGGAATTCTCCGGGAAATCCCCAGTGGCCGTAATTCTCCAACCATAATTTCAGCTTATGGGCATGGGCGACCTCGGCAAGTCCGCCCACATACTCTTGCGCCACCCGATCGGCCACCAGACGGCGCATGTCCCAAAGAAATCGGTCAGACTGTTCTGCCGAGGCGATGATGCGGCCGCTGAGCACCGGCAGCCACATGACCGGATCATAGCCGTATCGCTGAACAAACGCCTGGCGAAAACCGTCGGTCCAGTTCTGCGAACCCATTTCATAGCTGTCTGCTACAATATGCTTGAGGGCCTGGCGTTGATCCGGCGGCAATCGTTCAAGCAACTCGCCAATATAAGCGTTAAAATGATACTCTACCGCCTGGTGGTTCATTTTGTCGACTTCCAGTCCGGTGGCCTCCGGAGACGCCGGTGCGTTCTTGACGCCGGTGGGTGCCATGCCGGTGCGTAAAACGATCCACTCCCCTTCCGGCACATCCCAGGTGAGGACGCCGTCCGCCTGCAGACAACGGCTGATATCTTTCACCTGATCGGGGGAAACGATCAGCTCCTCCGCTTCCGGCTCTTGCGGTTGAGGCCAGAGATAAGCATCCCATAAAGGTTGCGGAGTAGGAAACATTTTCCCCAACTGCTTTTCAATATATCGCTCCACGCGTGCGGCAGCGGAGAGATGAATTTCAGCCAACCCCGCCTTTCCCTTGATGTCGCGGAACAGCACTCTGAACCTACAGCTCGTTTGGGCGGAGAACGCCTCGACCACGGCACCCTGGACCATGGGGCCCACCTGAACGCTGGGGTTGGAACGATCAAAGGTAAACCGCTTGATGCTGTGCCAGGAACCATCCTCGCTTCGCACCTGCAGGTCGCACTCTGCTTTAAATGCA is from bacterium and encodes:
- a CDS encoding glycoside hydrolase family 2, with product AFKAECDLQVRSEDGSWHSIKRFTFDRSNPSVQVGPMVQGAVVEAFSAQTSCRFRVLFRDIKGKAGLAEIHLSAAARVERYIEKQLGKMFPTPQPLWDAYLWPQPQEPEAEELIVSPDQVKDISRCLQADGVLTWDVPEGEWIVLRTGMAPTGVKNAPASPEATGLEVDKMNHQAVEYHFNAYIGELLERLPPDQRQALKHIVADSYEMGSQNWTDGFRQAFVQRYGYDPVMWLPVLSGRIIASAEQSDRFLWDMRRLVADRVAQEYVGGLAEVAHAHKLKLWLENYGHWGFPGEFLQYGAGADHLSGEFWATGDLGSIELRAASSASHIYGMPVVSAEAFTGGPAFVSHPYALKKRGDEAYAEGINHFVLHVYIHQPWENRKPGMNAWFGTEFNRHNTWFAQSKSWIDYLRRCHFLLQQGNPVADIAYLIGEDTPKMTGVRHPALPSGYDYDYINSDAILHRLQVKDHRFVLPNGTSYAVLVLPDRDAMRPELLKKIVELTAAGGTVLGAPPSRSPSMRGYPGCDQAVQELAAGLWESCDGETQRMAVFQQGRVYRNIGLDSLLRDLGFTADFSAPQAPEVLYTHKRSGDVDIYFLTNQSERSLAIAPLFRVHGKQPELWNPVTGETIVTARFIQQADGTCVRLQLEPWGSLFVVFQKKSAKDPTVIKTLFNGEEADLPVRILKNGKVQLEVQRPGSYQLLFSGGQKRTLDSILVPSPLPLKGPWQVRFIDGGASLQSILFDSLFSWTDHPDANIEYYSGTAVYEKIFDWPSGSEQEGRMTLLDLGDVGVMAQVAVNGHPVAELWKPPFVVDIGPYLQTGSNHLCIS